One part of the Streptomyces lydicus genome encodes these proteins:
- a CDS encoding SpoIIE family protein phosphatase, producing MADRRGAKRPTVSVPDDWPAHPDLTLALNGMGGFDWDLDSGLMHMDPPALEVFDLPPSEYDDRPETLNSRVPAHEASRLDALVARALKDGSDSYGAYFRVRLRDGGLRWTHTQGSIRRDSAGRPRRIIGVVRDASHEYTHAAERLAVDEERRRHTSVVERTTAALAHARTVREVIAVLADEQGLSRLGAENIILGLVEAGRIRLVSEGKAGSFVPDLEYTRVGDEFPMSEVVRTLTPRYVHSRARFRNDYPRLWHAIEPLNVSSAAYLPLIAQGRLIGVIGLFFERESSFGDQERNVLLALGSSIAQSLARAMLYDQEHDLAAELQQAMLPRRIPGVPGAQIAVRYRSARMGRDIGGDWYDVIPLPNGRVAAVIGDVQGHDTQAAALMGQLRIVLRAYAAEGHSPATVMGRASAFLNELETERFATCIYVDADLSTGAARIVRAGHVDPLLRHAEGICRRLPVAGGLPLGISSEFRRLDYPVTTVQLAPGDTLLLCTDGIVERPGVDLDDGMRQLAREVRDGPQDVQQLADRLCGADRAGDDDMALLLMRRLGAPEHDTVGRFRQHIAPADPEGLSAARHMIRSAVRAWGAAERSEEIELVADELITNALLHTDGEAVVNIRMPHSVGRRLRLEVEDHSSSLPRRREPGEAGVSGRGLLLVDRLADVWGVEPRGGGKCVWCEFNCP from the coding sequence ATGGCTGACCGCCGGGGAGCCAAGCGGCCCACCGTGTCGGTGCCGGACGACTGGCCCGCCCACCCGGACCTGACGCTGGCCCTCAACGGCATGGGCGGCTTCGACTGGGACCTCGACAGCGGGCTGATGCACATGGACCCGCCCGCCCTCGAGGTCTTCGACCTGCCCCCGTCCGAGTACGACGACCGGCCCGAGACGCTCAACAGCCGCGTCCCGGCTCACGAGGCGTCCCGCCTGGACGCCCTGGTGGCCCGCGCGCTCAAGGACGGCAGCGACTCCTACGGCGCCTACTTCCGGGTGCGGCTGCGCGACGGCGGGCTGCGCTGGACGCACACGCAGGGCAGCATCCGGAGGGACAGCGCCGGCCGGCCCCGCCGGATCATCGGCGTGGTCCGCGACGCCAGTCACGAATACACCCACGCGGCCGAGCGGCTCGCGGTCGATGAGGAGCGCCGCCGGCACACCAGCGTCGTCGAGCGGACCACCGCCGCCCTGGCGCACGCCAGAACGGTCCGCGAGGTGATCGCGGTGCTCGCCGACGAACAGGGGCTGAGCCGGCTCGGCGCGGAGAACATCATCCTCGGCCTCGTCGAGGCCGGCCGCATCCGGCTGGTGTCCGAGGGCAAGGCGGGCAGCTTTGTCCCCGACCTGGAGTACACCCGGGTCGGCGACGAATTCCCGATGAGTGAGGTGGTCCGCACCCTCACCCCGCGCTATGTGCACAGCCGCGCCCGGTTCAGGAACGACTACCCGCGGCTGTGGCACGCCATCGAGCCGCTGAACGTCAGCTCCGCCGCGTATCTGCCGCTGATCGCCCAGGGCCGCCTGATCGGCGTGATCGGCCTGTTCTTCGAGCGCGAGAGCTCCTTCGGGGACCAGGAGCGCAACGTCCTGCTGGCGCTCGGCAGCAGCATCGCGCAGAGCCTGGCCCGCGCCATGCTCTACGACCAGGAGCACGACCTCGCCGCCGAACTCCAGCAGGCGATGCTGCCGCGCAGAATCCCCGGCGTCCCCGGCGCCCAGATCGCCGTCCGCTATCGCTCCGCCCGGATGGGCCGCGACATCGGCGGCGACTGGTACGACGTCATCCCCCTGCCCAACGGCCGGGTCGCCGCCGTCATCGGCGACGTCCAGGGACACGACACCCAGGCCGCCGCGCTGATGGGCCAGCTGCGGATCGTGCTGCGCGCCTACGCCGCCGAGGGGCACAGCCCCGCCACCGTCATGGGCCGGGCCTCCGCCTTCCTCAACGAACTGGAGACCGAGCGCTTCGCCACCTGCATCTACGTCGACGCCGACCTGAGCACCGGCGCGGCACGCATCGTGCGGGCCGGACACGTGGACCCGCTGCTGCGGCACGCCGAGGGCATCTGCCGCCGGCTGCCGGTGGCCGGCGGGCTGCCGCTCGGCATCTCCTCCGAATTCCGGCGGCTCGACTACCCCGTCACCACCGTCCAGCTCGCCCCCGGCGACACCCTGCTGCTGTGCACCGACGGGATCGTCGAGCGGCCCGGCGTCGATCTCGACGACGGGATGCGGCAGTTGGCCCGCGAGGTCCGCGACGGCCCGCAGGACGTCCAGCAGCTCGCCGACCGGCTCTGCGGGGCGGACCGCGCCGGCGACGACGACATGGCGCTGCTGCTGATGCGCCGCCTCGGCGCCCCCGAGCACGACACCGTGGGGCGCTTCCGGCAGCACATCGCGCCCGCCGACCCCGAAGGGCTCTCCGCGGCCCGGCACATGATCCGGTCCGCGGTGCGCGCCTGGGGCGCGGCCGAGCGTTCCGAGGAGATCGAGCTGGTCGCCGACGAGCTGATCACCAACGCGCTGCTGCACACCGACGGTGAGGCGGTGGTCAACATCCGGATGCCGCACAGCGTCGGGCGACGGCTGCGGCTGGAGGTGGAGGACCACTCCAGCAGCCTGCCGCGCCGCCGTGAACCGGGCGAGGCCGGCGTCTCGGGGCGGGGCCTGCTCCTCGTGGACCGTCTCGCGGATGTCTGGGGTGTGGAGCCGCGCGGCGGCGGAAAGTGCGTATGGTGCGAGTTCAACTGCCCCTGA
- a CDS encoding TetR family transcriptional regulator C-terminal domain-containing protein: MKDAPAEDSGARITDEAGDVTDRVRQVIARLGCSQREFARRIVMDPSKLSRSLGGTRRFALAEIVRIADIGGVDTGWLLGAPERPTAAAPGREPAAVPEGGRPLQIVRETVRLIAEHGFHGVRVADIAAACGTSPAAVHYHFPGRDELLEAAVRWCMDEDTARRAAGLAEAPDARAELLHLIALQTPRSEQQRRQWLVWLDLWAQAARSTAVGRLHEHYYRQWRATVADVLRRGIDQGVFRPVDPEFTALRLTALIDGLATQVLATAPDSTGPDTMHAALLAFVESELTAG, from the coding sequence ATGAAGGACGCCCCCGCAGAGGACTCCGGAGCCCGGATCACCGACGAGGCCGGAGACGTCACCGACCGTGTCCGGCAGGTGATCGCCCGGCTCGGCTGCAGTCAGCGCGAGTTCGCCCGCCGGATCGTCATGGACCCCTCGAAACTGTCCAGGTCGCTCGGCGGTACCCGGCGCTTCGCACTGGCCGAGATCGTGCGCATCGCGGACATCGGCGGGGTGGACACCGGCTGGCTGCTGGGCGCCCCGGAGCGGCCGACGGCGGCGGCACCCGGCCGCGAACCGGCGGCCGTCCCCGAGGGCGGGCGACCGCTGCAGATCGTCCGGGAGACCGTGCGGCTGATCGCCGAGCACGGCTTCCACGGCGTACGGGTCGCCGACATCGCGGCGGCCTGCGGCACCAGCCCCGCCGCCGTGCACTACCACTTCCCCGGCCGCGACGAACTGCTGGAAGCGGCCGTGCGCTGGTGCATGGACGAGGACACCGCGCGACGCGCCGCGGGTCTGGCCGAGGCCCCCGACGCCCGCGCGGAACTGCTGCACCTGATCGCGCTGCAGACCCCGCGCAGCGAACAGCAGCGGCGTCAGTGGCTGGTGTGGCTCGACCTGTGGGCGCAGGCCGCGCGCTCCACGGCCGTGGGACGGCTGCACGAGCACTACTACCGGCAGTGGCGCGCGACCGTCGCCGACGTCCTGCGGCGCGGCATCGACCAGGGCGTCTTCCGCCCGGTCGATCCGGAGTTCACCGCGCTGCGGCTCACCGCGCTCATCGACGGCCTGGCCACCCAGGTGCTCGCCACCGCGCCGGACAGCACCGGGCCGGACACGATGCACGCCGCGCTGCTGGCCTTCGTGGAGAGCGAACTCACCGCCGGCTGA
- a CDS encoding 3-keto-5-aminohexanoate cleavage protein, with product MNHEVIITCALTGAGDTVRRSPHVPVTPEQIAASAVEAAAAGAAVVHIHVRDPETGDPSRDPRLYAEVVDRIKQTGTDVVINLTAGMGGDLVIDPDRPLRQLPGTDLVGGLERLPHVEELLPDICTLDCGSLNFGDGSNLYVSTPDMLRTGARRIQELGVRPELEIFDTGQLWFAKQLLAEGLLDDPTVFQLCMGIPWGAPADPGVLQSMVNMLPEGAQWASFALGRMQMPWVAQSILLGGNVRVGLEDNLYLSRGVKATNGQLVERAVQITELLGATVATPDQARARLGIKPRG from the coding sequence GTGAACCACGAGGTCATCATCACCTGCGCGCTGACCGGCGCCGGCGACACCGTCCGCCGTTCCCCGCACGTCCCCGTGACGCCCGAGCAGATCGCCGCCTCCGCCGTCGAGGCGGCCGCCGCGGGCGCCGCCGTGGTGCACATCCACGTACGCGACCCCGAGACCGGCGACCCCTCGCGCGACCCGCGGCTGTACGCGGAGGTCGTCGACCGCATCAAGCAGACCGGCACGGACGTCGTCATCAACCTCACCGCCGGCATGGGCGGCGACCTGGTGATCGACCCGGACCGCCCGCTCCGGCAGCTGCCCGGTACGGACCTCGTCGGCGGCCTGGAGCGGCTGCCGCACGTCGAGGAGCTGCTTCCCGACATCTGCACCCTGGACTGCGGCTCGCTCAACTTCGGCGACGGCTCCAACCTCTACGTCTCCACCCCCGACATGCTGCGGACCGGCGCCCGGCGCATCCAGGAGCTGGGCGTACGGCCGGAGTTGGAGATCTTCGACACCGGCCAGCTGTGGTTCGCCAAGCAGCTGCTGGCCGAAGGGCTGCTGGACGACCCGACGGTCTTCCAGCTCTGCATGGGCATCCCGTGGGGCGCCCCGGCCGACCCCGGCGTCCTCCAGTCGATGGTGAACATGCTCCCCGAGGGAGCGCAGTGGGCGAGCTTCGCGCTCGGCCGGATGCAGATGCCCTGGGTGGCCCAGTCGATCCTGCTCGGCGGCAACGTCCGCGTCGGCCTGGAGGACAACCTCTATCTGAGCCGGGGCGTCAAGGCCACCAACGGCCAACTCGTCGAGCGCGCCGTGCAGATCACCGAGCTGCTCGGCGCGACGGTCGCCACGCCTGACCAGGCGCGCGCCCGCCTCGGCATCAAGCCCCGCGGCTGA
- a CDS encoding 3-hydroxyacyl-CoA dehydrogenase NAD-binding domain-containing protein encodes MPEAISAPRSPEDVRRVACIGAGVIGGGWVAHFLARGYDVTAWDPAPDAEDRLRRLVAAAWPALEQIGLADGASQDRLTVAPTLAAAVADADFVQESAPEKLELKRSLLAELAAAARPGVVIASSTSGYPMSDMQTAAGDSAAGAGRLVVGHPFNPPYLIPLVEVVGGEQTDREAVEWAARFYDVAGKSVITMDRELPGFIANRLQEALWREALHMVANGEASVEDIDASITEGPGLRWAFMGPCLTFALAGGEGGMAHMLDHFGPSLKSPWTRLEAPELDRALRDAMVDGCTAAAGGRTYADLVAERDQGVIDVLRATGRLGEATR; translated from the coding sequence GTGCCCGAAGCCATATCCGCCCCCCGTTCCCCCGAGGACGTCCGCCGCGTCGCCTGCATCGGCGCCGGAGTGATCGGCGGCGGCTGGGTGGCGCACTTCCTCGCCCGCGGTTACGACGTCACCGCCTGGGACCCGGCCCCCGACGCCGAGGACCGGCTCCGGCGCCTGGTGGCCGCCGCCTGGCCCGCCCTGGAGCAGATCGGCCTGGCCGACGGCGCCTCCCAGGACCGGCTCACCGTCGCCCCCACCCTCGCCGCGGCCGTTGCCGACGCCGACTTCGTGCAGGAAAGCGCCCCGGAGAAGCTGGAGTTGAAGCGCTCCCTGCTCGCCGAGCTGGCCGCCGCGGCCCGGCCCGGCGTGGTGATCGCCTCCTCCACCTCCGGCTACCCGATGTCCGACATGCAGACCGCGGCCGGTGACTCCGCGGCCGGCGCGGGCCGCCTGGTCGTGGGCCACCCCTTCAATCCCCCCTACCTCATCCCCCTCGTCGAGGTCGTCGGCGGCGAGCAGACCGACCGCGAGGCCGTCGAGTGGGCCGCCCGCTTCTACGACGTGGCGGGCAAGTCGGTCATCACCATGGACCGCGAGCTGCCCGGCTTCATCGCCAACCGCCTCCAGGAAGCCCTGTGGCGCGAGGCGCTGCACATGGTCGCCAACGGTGAGGCGTCGGTCGAGGACATCGACGCCTCGATCACCGAAGGCCCCGGCCTGCGCTGGGCGTTCATGGGACCGTGTCTGACCTTCGCGCTCGCCGGGGGCGAGGGCGGCATGGCCCACATGCTCGACCACTTCGGGCCGTCCCTGAAGTCGCCGTGGACCCGCCTGGAGGCGCCCGAACTGGACCGCGCGTTGCGCGACGCGATGGTCGACGGCTGCACGGCGGCGGCCGGCGGGCGCACCTACGCGGATCTGGTCGCCGAGCGCGACCAGGGCGTCATCGACGTCCTGCGGGCCACCGGCCGACTGGGGGAAGCCACCCGATGA
- a CDS encoding thioesterase family protein — protein sequence MSTPPSHPPLFRQTVRDEWIDYNGHLSEGYYVLLFGFATDALMDEVGLDAGYREASGCSLYTVEAHVRYLREVARDSDLTVRTTVLGADGKKLRLLHEMFVGEPSGEPVATEELFMLHVDQSAGRSAPLPPAAHERLTTLLAPAPEWAGRGIREV from the coding sequence ATGAGCACTCCGCCGTCCCACCCGCCCCTGTTCCGGCAGACCGTCCGCGACGAGTGGATCGACTACAACGGCCACCTCAGCGAGGGCTACTACGTCCTGCTCTTCGGCTTCGCCACCGACGCGCTGATGGACGAGGTCGGCCTCGACGCCGGCTACCGCGAGGCGTCCGGCTGCTCCCTCTACACGGTCGAGGCCCACGTCCGCTACCTCCGCGAGGTCGCCCGCGACAGCGACCTCACCGTCCGCACGACCGTCCTGGGCGCCGACGGCAAGAAGCTCCGGCTGCTGCACGAGATGTTCGTGGGCGAGCCGTCCGGCGAACCGGTGGCGACGGAGGAGCTGTTCATGCTGCACGTCGACCAGTCGGCCGGCCGCTCGGCCCCCCTGCCGCCGGCCGCCCACGAACGGCTCACCACACTGCTCGCCCCGGCCCCGGAGTGGGCGGGGCGGGGCATCCGGGAGGTGTGA
- a CDS encoding DUF427 domain-containing protein: MSAVRGHHIEIKQGTERVRVRHDGVPLADSRRPLLLFETGCPVRYYLPAEDVRTDLLTASDTHTVCPFKGTASYWSLPDGPKDITWAYPEPHAEVAQIKDHFCFYDVELD; this comes from the coding sequence ATGAGCGCCGTCCGAGGTCACCACATCGAGATCAAGCAGGGCACCGAACGGGTCCGGGTCCGGCACGACGGCGTGCCGCTGGCCGACAGCCGGCGGCCGCTGCTGCTCTTCGAGACCGGCTGCCCGGTCCGCTACTACCTGCCGGCCGAGGACGTCCGCACCGACCTCCTCACCGCGTCCGACACCCACACCGTCTGCCCGTTCAAGGGCACCGCCTCCTACTGGTCGCTCCCCGACGGTCCCAAGGACATCACCTGGGCCTACCCCGAGCCGCACGCCGAGGTGGCGCAGATCAAGGATCATTTCTGCTTCTACGACGTGGAGCTGGACTGA
- a CDS encoding DUF309 domain-containing protein: protein MNDAQRAHDEPGRPPAREEGGDPACWLDQVCDACGRIRERPGSEVCEHCGAVAGESAPTRRRDRDEQGRARNARPRDGLGRPLPYGAPGVARQPEGVPRTPAQSLAEAQRLLDAGMPFHAHEVLEDAWKTAPEAERELWRGLAQLAVGLTHAARGNAAGGTALLDRGAAAVEAYADAAPHGIDIAGLLVWARELSGRLTGPQAAAAPVAAADTAPRLRTAVD, encoded by the coding sequence GTGAACGACGCGCAGCGAGCCCACGACGAACCCGGCCGGCCCCCCGCACGCGAGGAGGGCGGTGATCCGGCCTGCTGGCTGGACCAGGTCTGCGACGCCTGCGGACGGATCCGCGAGCGGCCCGGCAGCGAGGTCTGCGAGCACTGCGGAGCCGTGGCGGGCGAGAGCGCGCCCACCCGCCGCCGGGACCGCGACGAGCAGGGACGGGCCCGGAACGCCCGCCCGCGCGACGGGCTGGGCCGCCCGCTGCCGTACGGCGCCCCAGGGGTCGCCCGGCAGCCCGAGGGCGTGCCCCGTACGCCCGCGCAGTCGCTGGCCGAGGCGCAGCGGCTGCTCGACGCCGGGATGCCGTTCCACGCCCATGAGGTGCTGGAGGACGCCTGGAAGACGGCGCCGGAGGCGGAGCGCGAGCTGTGGCGGGGACTCGCCCAGCTCGCAGTGGGACTCACCCATGCGGCACGGGGCAATGCCGCAGGGGGGACGGCGCTGCTCGACCGGGGCGCGGCGGCCGTCGAGGCGTACGCGGACGCCGCCCCCCACGGGATCGACATCGCCGGGCTCCTGGTCTGGGCCCGGGAGCTGAGCGGCCGCCTGACCGGCCCGCAGGCCGCGGCGGCGCCCGTAGCGGCGGCGGACACCGCCCCCCGGCTCCGGACCGCCGTCGACTAG
- a CDS encoding D-alanyl-D-alanine carboxypeptidase family protein has translation MASQARVSKKAAVTALIAVMGVSLTSIPAAADGRTARQPAVAAAGTRDVAAPGIPSLPGGLSALSWMVADAETGSVLAARNPHRKLAPASTLKTLFAVTVLPKFSAGAVRQVSSADLAGIGSGSSVVGIQLGRRYTVADLWRGVFLRSGNDAVHVLAAMNGGWQATAREMQQTAHTLGARDTTVKSPDGYDAPGQVSSAYDLTVFARAGLANDEFARYCGTTRATFPGAAGPTRIENTNRLLVGSHGLSRYPGIIGVKNGYTTKAGNTLIAAARRNGRTLLVTVLNPQSNAANAVYKEAASLLDWGFGTAGSSQPVGTLHAVRAAYRGGPVRPVAARITGPEAAAGAPSRPALALGAGGAGAAVLALGALFARWRRPRHGGGRGRAG, from the coding sequence ATGGCATCTCAGGCACGTGTGTCCAAGAAGGCGGCCGTGACGGCCCTCATCGCCGTCATGGGGGTGTCGCTGACATCCATACCGGCCGCCGCGGACGGGCGAACGGCCCGTCAGCCCGCCGTGGCCGCCGCCGGAACCCGGGACGTCGCAGCTCCCGGCATACCGTCGCTGCCCGGCGGGCTCTCCGCGCTGTCCTGGATGGTGGCCGACGCGGAGACCGGCAGCGTGCTCGCGGCCAGGAACCCGCACCGCAAGCTCGCCCCGGCCAGCACCCTCAAGACGCTGTTCGCGGTCACCGTCCTGCCGAAGTTCTCGGCGGGCGCGGTCCGCCAGGTCAGCTCCGCGGACCTCGCGGGCATCGGGTCCGGCAGCAGCGTCGTCGGCATCCAGCTGGGCCGCCGCTACACCGTCGCCGACCTGTGGCGCGGGGTCTTCCTTCGCTCCGGCAACGACGCGGTGCACGTGCTCGCGGCGATGAACGGCGGCTGGCAGGCCACCGCCCGCGAGATGCAGCAGACCGCCCACACACTCGGCGCCCGCGACACCACCGTGAAGTCCCCCGACGGTTACGACGCGCCCGGCCAGGTGTCCTCCGCCTACGACCTGACCGTGTTCGCCCGCGCCGGTCTCGCCAACGACGAGTTCGCCCGCTACTGCGGCACCACCCGCGCCACGTTCCCCGGCGCCGCCGGACCCACCCGGATCGAGAACACCAACCGCCTGCTGGTGGGCTCGCACGGGCTGTCCCGCTACCCCGGCATCATCGGCGTCAAGAACGGCTACACCACCAAGGCGGGCAACACGCTGATCGCGGCCGCCCGCCGGAACGGCCGAACGCTGCTGGTCACCGTCCTCAACCCGCAGTCGAACGCGGCGAACGCGGTCTACAAGGAGGCCGCGTCGCTGCTGGACTGGGGCTTCGGCACGGCCGGCAGCAGCCAGCCGGTGGGCACCCTGCACGCCGTGCGCGCCGCCTACCGGGGCGGCCCGGTCCGCCCTGTCGCCGCCCGGATCACCGGGCCGGAGGCCGCCGCCGGTGCGCCCTCCCGCCCCGCCCTCGCCCTCGGGGCGGGCGGCGCCGGGGCCGCGGTCCTGGCACTGGGCGCCCTGTTCGCCCGGTGGCGGCGGCCCCGTCACGGAGGCGGGAGGGGACGAGCCGGATAG
- a CDS encoding cytochrome P450 family protein, with amino-acid sequence MQNTAETGPDAPIDLTPLLDDPYPAYAALREAGPVHRINGTDGNPAWLVTRYDDVRSALADPRFSLDKRNATPGGYRGFALPPALDANLLNMDPPDHTRVRRLVVKAFTPGRVEALREPVRRVADELLDAMARRGSADLIADYAGPLPITVICDLLGIPHHDRRDFLAWSDALITPDPARPELMGQAVGAMLEFYTGLIAAKRAEPADDLLSDLIAVRDADGDRLTEDELTSLAFLILFAGYENTVHLIGNAVLTLLDHPEQLRALRHNPAELPAAVEEFLRYDGPSPLAIRRFPTEDVEIGGVRIPAGESVLLSIASANRDPARFPAPDTLDRGRELSGHLALGHGIHRCLGAPLARMEAVTALEALLDRFPGLRLGVPRDELRHRRALRARGLISLPVAW; translated from the coding sequence ATGCAGAACACCGCCGAGACCGGCCCCGACGCCCCCATCGACCTCACGCCCCTGCTCGACGATCCGTACCCCGCGTACGCCGCGCTGCGCGAGGCCGGCCCGGTGCACCGGATCAACGGCACCGACGGGAACCCCGCCTGGCTGGTCACCCGCTACGACGACGTCCGCAGCGCGCTCGCCGACCCCCGGTTCTCCCTGGACAAGCGGAACGCCACCCCCGGCGGCTACCGCGGGTTCGCGCTCCCGCCGGCCCTGGACGCCAACCTGCTCAACATGGACCCGCCGGACCACACCCGCGTCCGCCGCCTGGTGGTCAAGGCGTTCACCCCGGGCCGGGTCGAGGCGCTGCGCGAGCCCGTACGGCGGGTCGCCGACGAACTGCTGGACGCCATGGCGCGGCGCGGCAGCGCCGACCTGATCGCGGACTACGCGGGGCCGCTGCCGATCACCGTGATCTGCGACCTGCTCGGCATCCCGCACCACGACCGCCGCGACTTCCTGGCCTGGTCGGACGCCCTGATCACGCCGGATCCGGCGCGGCCGGAGCTGATGGGGCAGGCGGTCGGGGCGATGCTGGAGTTCTACACCGGGCTGATCGCCGCCAAGCGCGCGGAGCCGGCCGACGATCTGCTCTCGGACCTGATCGCGGTGCGCGACGCGGACGGCGACCGGCTGACCGAGGACGAGCTGACCTCGCTCGCGTTCCTCATCCTCTTCGCCGGATACGAGAACACCGTCCACCTCATCGGCAACGCCGTGCTCACCCTGCTCGACCACCCGGAACAGCTCCGTGCGTTGCGACACAATCCGGCCGAACTGCCGGCCGCGGTGGAGGAGTTCCTGCGCTACGACGGCCCCTCCCCGCTGGCGATCCGCCGCTTCCCCACGGAGGACGTGGAGATCGGGGGCGTACGCATCCCGGCGGGGGAGAGCGTGCTGCTGTCGATCGCGTCCGCGAACCGTGACCCCGCCCGCTTCCCGGCCCCCGACACGTTGGACCGCGGCCGGGAGCTCTCCGGTCATCTGGCCCTGGGGCACGGCATCCACCGCTGCCTCGGCGCCCCGCTGGCGCGCATGGAGGCGGTCACCGCGCTGGAGGCGCTCCTCGACCGCTTCCCGGGGCTGCGACTGGGCGTTCCGCGGGACGAGTTGCGGCACCGCCGGGCACTGCGTGCGCGTGGCCTGATTTCGCTCCCCGTCGCGTGGTAA
- a CDS encoding MAB_1171c family putative transporter, with the protein MFDVIYLSFGLAAWAIVGYKSVAWLRDRSNADLGLACVMTGGVATVFLFSAPSLYRAFDRLVGVANLAMVFLYSSVVVFAAGALVLLLRWTAGEGAAARARARSRARVAVAGVAALWAVAVTGFALGRPDAVEHPRDFSTAYTDSPGVMLFLVLYLAIFGSSLAGLGTLCPRYAARLGGTYLARGLRVLAAGCWLGLGYCACKVVGFVLSWTGHPALWLSNGVAPLSASVAALLVLGGFALPAAGPRVAAWRRLRRLSPLWRTVTAQAPEVTIEAASWSVRWPFADLEWRANRQMAEIRDVQRGIRRHVESDAVDIARERARAVALDDRQLAAVAEAAALRRGLENRAVGHVPALAAESVVVATGSTPAELASEYEHLALVADVYHSPLIETVLTELRQRSSMARG; encoded by the coding sequence GTGTTTGACGTCATCTATCTGTCCTTCGGCCTGGCCGCCTGGGCGATCGTCGGGTACAAGTCCGTCGCGTGGCTCCGCGACCGCAGCAACGCGGACCTGGGGCTGGCCTGTGTGATGACCGGGGGCGTCGCGACGGTCTTCCTGTTCTCCGCGCCGAGCCTCTACCGCGCCTTCGACCGGCTGGTCGGCGTGGCCAACCTGGCCATGGTCTTCCTCTACTCCTCCGTCGTGGTCTTCGCGGCGGGCGCGCTGGTGCTGCTGCTGCGCTGGACGGCGGGCGAGGGCGCGGCGGCGCGGGCCCGCGCGCGGTCCAGGGCGCGCGTCGCGGTCGCCGGGGTGGCCGCGCTGTGGGCGGTGGCGGTCACCGGCTTCGCCCTCGGCCGGCCGGACGCCGTCGAGCACCCCCGTGACTTCAGCACCGCCTACACCGACTCACCCGGTGTCATGCTCTTCCTGGTGCTGTATCTGGCCATTTTCGGATCGAGCCTCGCGGGCCTCGGGACGCTCTGCCCCCGCTACGCCGCACGGCTCGGTGGCACCTATCTGGCGCGCGGTCTGCGGGTGCTGGCCGCCGGCTGCTGGCTCGGCCTGGGCTACTGCGCCTGCAAGGTCGTCGGCTTCGTCCTGTCCTGGACGGGCCACCCCGCGCTGTGGCTCTCCAACGGGGTGGCGCCGCTCAGCGCGTCGGTCGCGGCGCTGCTGGTCCTCGGCGGATTCGCGCTGCCGGCGGCCGGCCCGCGGGTCGCCGCCTGGCGCCGGCTGCGCCGGCTCTCGCCGCTCTGGCGCACCGTCACCGCGCAGGCCCCCGAGGTCACGATCGAGGCCGCGTCCTGGTCGGTGCGCTGGCCGTTCGCCGACCTGGAGTGGCGGGCCAACCGTCAGATGGCCGAGATACGGGACGTCCAGCGCGGTATCCGCCGGCACGTGGAGTCCGACGCCGTCGACATCGCCCGCGAGCGGGCCCGTGCGGTGGCGCTCGACGACCGGCAGCTGGCGGCCGTCGCCGAGGCCGCCGCGCTGCGCCGCGGGCTGGAGAACCGCGCGGTGGGCCACGTCCCCGCCCTCGCCGCCGAGAGCGTGGTGGTCGCCACGGGCTCGACCCCGGCCGAACTCGCCTCGGAATACGAGCACTTGGCGCTGGTCGCGGACGTCTACCACTCGCCGCTCATCGAGACCGTACTCACCGAGCTGCGTCAGCGGAGCTCGATGGCGCGGGGCTGA
- a CDS encoding helix-turn-helix domain-containing protein has product MGVGGDGRSKGAGSVLAERLNHLFANMHPPGAPYTNAFVAEEISGGAETYGGVKVTEQYLSMLRNGKRANPGPELLRALAKFFAVPVGYLLGDLSQPQAARVEEEVRFLAAMRDQRVRAIALRSVGLPPEVQDSLTTIISQFRQQMNLPADPPEQGGDRRGE; this is encoded by the coding sequence ATGGGCGTGGGGGGCGACGGCCGGTCCAAGGGCGCGGGCAGTGTGCTCGCGGAGCGGCTCAACCACCTCTTCGCGAACATGCATCCGCCCGGGGCGCCGTACACCAACGCCTTCGTGGCCGAGGAGATCAGCGGCGGTGCGGAGACGTACGGCGGGGTCAAGGTCACCGAGCAGTATCTGTCGATGCTGCGGAACGGGAAGCGGGCGAACCCGGGTCCGGAACTGCTGCGCGCGCTGGCCAAGTTCTTCGCGGTGCCGGTGGGTTACCTGCTGGGGGACCTCTCGCAGCCGCAGGCCGCGCGGGTGGAGGAGGAGGTCCGCTTCCTCGCCGCGATGCGGGACCAGCGGGTCAGGGCGATCGCGCTGCGCTCCGTCGGGCTGCCGCCGGAGGTGCAGGACAGCCTGACGACGATCATCTCCCAGTTCCGGCAGCAGATGAATCTGCCGGCCGATCCGCCGGAACAGGGGGGTGACCGGCGCGGTGAGTGA